GCAAAGATGCTCTCGCCGAAGGATTATATGTGGGGATTTGCGGTTGCCACACTTGACGAGGCTGTTGTCCTTCGCCATGGAGGGATCGAAAAACCGATCCTCGTTCTCGGATGCATTTTCCCCGATCAGCGGGAGGATATGATAAAACACGACATCCGTATGACTTTGTACACCGAAGAAATGGCCCGCGAAGTGTCTGAGCTTGCGGTCAAAATAGGAAAGCAGGCATATATTCATATTAAGCTTGATACTGGAATGTCAAGACTTGGGTTCCTGATCGGGGAAGAAGCGGCGGACATCATAGAGCGCATCAGCAAAATGCCGAATCTCGTCATGGAGGGCATGTATACACATTTTGCGAAAGCGGATGAGATCGATAAGTCTTTCACCGGGAAGCAGATCAGGAACTATGTGTGGATGAAGGAAACACTCGAAAAGAGAGGGGTGGCCTTCACGTATTACCACTGCTCCAACAGTGCGGGAATCATCGATGTCCCGGAGGCGAACATGGACCTGGTGCGGGCCGGTATCTCTACTTACGGCCTGTATCCGTCCGAAGAAGTACATAAAGAAAATGTTCCGCTTAAGCCGGCTATGGAGCTTATCAGCCATGTGGCGCACGTTAAATGGGTAGATGCGGGGACGCCGGTAAGCTACGGCGGCACGTACATTACAGACAGGAGAACAAAGATAGCCACGATCCCGGTAGGGTACGGTGACGGCTATCCGAGAAGTCTCTCCAACAAGGGATATGTCCTGATCCACGGGAAAAAGGCACCTATTCTCGGGCGCGTGTGCATGGACCAGTTCATGGTCGACGCGACAGAGATAG
This is a stretch of genomic DNA from [Clostridium] hylemonae DSM 15053. It encodes these proteins:
- the alr gene encoding alanine racemase, which encodes MKAYNRVCARIDLDAVEYNIEMMKNNVRDGAKMLGVVKTDGYGHGAVQIAKMLSPKDYMWGFAVATLDEAVVLRHGGIEKPILVLGCIFPDQREDMIKHDIRMTLYTEEMAREVSELAVKIGKQAYIHIKLDTGMSRLGFLIGEEAADIIERISKMPNLVMEGMYTHFAKADEIDKSFTGKQIRNYVWMKETLEKRGVAFTYYHCSNSAGIIDVPEANMDLVRAGISTYGLYPSEEVHKENVPLKPAMELISHVAHVKWVDAGTPVSYGGTYITDRRTKIATIPVGYGDGYPRSLSNKGYVLIHGKKAPILGRVCMDQFMVDATEIDDVKYADKVTLVGNDGGEKLPVEVLSGLSGRFNYEFVCDLGKRIPREFIRHGEIVEQMDYFV